A single window of Maylandia zebra isolate NMK-2024a linkage group LG2, Mzebra_GT3a, whole genome shotgun sequence DNA harbors:
- the tspan6 gene encoding tetraspanin-6 yields the protein MSPPSRRLQTKPVITCLKTFLISYSLIFWVTGVILLAVGVWGKVSLETYFSLAAEESTNAPYVLIGTGAIIVIFGLFGCFATCRGSPWMLKLYAMFLTLVFLAELVAGVSGFIFRHEIKATLNNGYKNAVIKYNGTESKNPVDTIQRNLHCCGVYNYTDWNNTKYFQEKGIPVSCCKDSDNCSPETLKDLAKAENVVYTTGCFVLVSTTMENNLGIIAGISFGIAFFQLIGMFLACCLSRYITNNQYEMV from the exons ATGTCGCCACCGTCTCGCCGGCTTCAGACGAAGCCAGTGATTACCTGCCTGAAGACTTTCCTCATATCCTACAGCCTAATTTTCTGG GTCACAGGCGTGATCCTGCTGGCCGTTGGCGTGTGGGGGAAGGTAAGCTTGGAGACCTATTTCTCCCTGGCTGCTGAGGAGAGCACCAACGCGCCATATGTCCTCATCGGGACCGGAGCCATCATCGTTATCTTCGGACTGTTCGGCTGCTTCGCCACATGCCGTGGCAGCCCGTGGATGCTCAAACTG TATGCCATGTTTTTGACCTTGGTCTTCCTGGCTGAGCTCGTGGCTGGAGTTTCAGGCTTCATCTTCAGGCATGAG ATCAAAGCCACACTGAACAACGGCTATAAAAACGCAGTGATAAAGTACAACGGCACGGAGAGCAAGAATCCAGTGGACACCATCCAGAGGAAT TTGCACTGCTGCGGGGTGTATAATTACACAGACTGGAACAATACAAAGTACTTTCAAGAGAAAGGCATCCCGGTCAGCTGCTGTAAAGACAGCGATAACTGCTCACCAGAAACACTGAAGGATCTTGCCAAGGCTGAGAATGTGGTGTACACAACG GGCTGCTTTGTGCTGGTAAGCACCACAATGGAGAACAACCTGGGAATAATTGCTGGGATTTCTTTTGGAATTGCCTTCTTTCAG